A genome region from Bufo gargarizans isolate SCDJY-AF-19 chromosome 2, ASM1485885v1, whole genome shotgun sequence includes the following:
- the LOC122929192 gene encoding olfactory receptor 1468-like → MKVHKVNSTTVTEFLILGFPALNDYKLFFFSVFLLMYCMTICENFLIILLVSSSQRLRSPMYFFLGHLALSDIVLVTIIVPKMLDIIVKEGNTMPFVGCFTQSYIYGGVVGAQCFLLTAMSFDRYLAICRPLHYISIMSVKLRYILVILSWGLSFTLISITLVLVCGLDFCGPNVINHFFCDLAPVLELSCSDTSGMAIEMIVLSIPIVLLPFLLVIISYVCIFVTIFRISSTSSRQKTFSTCSSHLGVVSTYYGSMLIIYMVPYRGHSVPVNKFISLLYIILTPLLNPVIYSLKNQEIQSSMIIYWIACHKKRAS, encoded by the coding sequence ATGAAGGTTCATAAAGTCAACTCCACAACGGTCACTGAGTTTCTTATACTGGGATTCCCGGCTCTGAATGATTACAAGTTGTTTTTCTTCTCAGTTTTTCTCCTTATGTATTGTATGACTATATGTGAGAACTTCTTGATTATATTACTGGTATCTTCAAGCCAACGTCTCCGTTCTCCGATGTATTTCTTCCTTGGACACTTGGCACTGTCAGACATCGTCCTTGTGACAATTATTGTTCCTAAGATGCTGGATATCATCGTAAAAGAAGGGAACACGATGCCTTTTGTTGGGTGTTTCACTCAATCTTATATATATGGCGGGGTGGTCGGTGCTCAGTGTTTTTTGCTTACAGCCATGTCCTTTGACCGCTACTTGGCCATCTGTAGACCTCTTCATTATATTTCAATCATGAGTGTTAAGCTTAGATACATCCTGGTCATCTTATCCTGGGGGCTCAGCTTTACGTTAATTTCCATCACACTTGTACTTGTATGTGGTTTAGATTTTTGTGGGCCAAACGTTATTAACCATTTCTTTTGTGACTTGGCTCCTGTCTTAGAACTTTCTTGCTCAGACACAAGCGGTATGGCTATTGAAATGATTGTCCTCTCTATTCCTATAGTTCTGTTACCTTTCTTACTTGTAATTATATCATATGTCTGTATTTTTGTCACCATCTTCAGAATTTCCTCCACCTCAAGCCGGCAAAAAACCTTCTCCACTTGTAGCTCTCACTTGGGGGTTGTTTCTACCTATTATGGTTCCATGCTCATCATCTACATGGTCCCTTACAGAGGACATTCTGTGCCTGTTAACAAGTTTATATCTCTTCTTTACATTATCCTGACCCCCCTTCTAAACCCTGTTATATACAGTCTAAAAAACCAAGAGATTCAGTCTTCTATGATTATTTATTGGATAGCGTGCCATAAAAAAAGAGCCTCTTAG